The following proteins are encoded in a genomic region of Sorangiineae bacterium MSr12523:
- a CDS encoding DUF3857 domain-containing protein, protein MFLPSLVALIALIVLAVPGDAAADSSERFSKLTRLHQEIRSARGPHAYVALRKLWQEWNAGDPGEIEEVLRNVAQDASIAPPTRAYAGLLEAYARRRRGDLDGSRTRIAKLGYVSRFLVAGAFDNEGKAGIDRDFGVEPLEKKPDTPDLGRTFDGKERPVRWRVSPATAPYGWLDFGGLIEPTQNVCAYAFTYARDEKLAAGASRPISIWAGSAGAMRVWWNGEEVLRDEKYRSIDADRWAANVTMTSGYNRLLVKICGDDDAPMLTVRLAGERGDPDPRIVTDADPAHAKEAATAGKKPASRVEGAIQAFERLIKGNDPASLEGFARYLQLTQSDDPSERRARDLARKAAEKAPTIRRLLLASELVENRNQKAIWIEKAEALAKKGGVPTEDQIDVLLARARHARAGSNWRDSVPYFDRALALDPDEVEAILGRYELYEEANLKETAAAFIERALARQPRSVAVVHAAVGALRQMERTTEAGELEERYSQLRFDDISFVRGRIDLAIAQRDIKGAERWLDRMMAMNPDSAPLLASAAQSYLLMGNRTRSVALYKKALDLSPENTDTIRALAEAQGLAGHPEEQQKLLRQVLLLKPQAKDVREYLAHLEPAKPRPDEGYARPAKEFLAQRKAPARGENRRTLVDLQVTTVFPNGLASRFHQVVFQPLTDRAATDAREYGFSFQADTETVQLRGAHVYHENGQVEDATENGEGPVNDPSISMYTSSRAFYVRFPRLSPGDVVELQYRVEDVATRNEYADYFGEVKYMQAGENIAHSEYVLITPTSRTFYFNKPKVPGIQSTTKVVGDTRVYRFTAENVPAIDPEPLQPPYSELLGHVHVSTYKSWDDMGRWYWGLVKDQFVADEEVRRRVAEVTKGLKTDREKVRAVYDYVVQRTRYVALEFGIHGFKPYRCAQIFARGFGDCKDKATLIVTMLKELGIPSTIVVVRSGMRGDFETDPASLAPFDHAIAYVPSLDLYLDGTAENTGSMELPAMDRGSLAIQINEGKPKLVHLPDPPATESTAVRKLEATVNVDGTAQIDWRAEVTGVSAPTWRQRYWAEATRKQRVQEDLSAEFAGLELGSLEAANFEDIEGKVWLRAKAKVPQFGRKEGDRLSLPVGPNDHAVRDYASLSQRRLDVKLRAQSTDETDWTLRIPAGAKIVNAPVKAEGSSPFGSFRVDVDMTGTTAHVKTTVTMTKTRIKASEYPAFRAFCESMDRALGQRLVLGVK, encoded by the coding sequence GTGTTTTTGCCCTCTCTCGTCGCACTGATCGCGCTGATCGTGTTGGCGGTGCCGGGCGATGCGGCGGCGGACTCGAGCGAGCGCTTCTCGAAATTGACCCGCTTGCACCAGGAGATCCGCTCCGCGCGCGGGCCGCACGCGTACGTGGCGCTGCGCAAACTCTGGCAAGAGTGGAACGCGGGCGATCCGGGCGAGATCGAGGAGGTGCTGCGCAACGTGGCCCAAGACGCCTCCATCGCGCCGCCCACGCGCGCGTACGCGGGCCTTCTCGAGGCCTACGCCCGCCGGCGCCGGGGCGATCTCGATGGATCGCGCACGCGCATCGCGAAGCTGGGGTACGTGTCGCGCTTCTTGGTGGCGGGCGCCTTCGACAACGAGGGCAAGGCCGGCATCGATCGCGACTTCGGCGTCGAACCGCTGGAAAAGAAGCCCGACACACCGGATCTGGGGCGCACCTTCGATGGCAAGGAGCGGCCGGTGCGCTGGCGGGTGTCCCCGGCGACCGCACCCTACGGTTGGCTCGATTTCGGCGGGCTCATCGAGCCGACGCAGAACGTGTGCGCCTACGCCTTCACCTACGCGCGCGACGAGAAATTGGCCGCGGGTGCCTCCCGCCCCATCTCGATCTGGGCCGGCAGCGCTGGGGCGATGCGCGTGTGGTGGAACGGCGAAGAGGTGCTGCGCGACGAGAAATACCGCTCGATCGACGCCGATCGCTGGGCCGCCAACGTGACCATGACGAGCGGCTACAACCGGCTCTTGGTCAAGATTTGCGGCGACGACGATGCGCCGATGCTGACCGTCCGCCTCGCCGGCGAGCGCGGCGACCCGGATCCGCGCATCGTCACCGATGCCGATCCGGCCCATGCCAAAGAAGCGGCAACGGCGGGGAAAAAGCCCGCGTCGCGGGTCGAAGGCGCCATCCAGGCTTTCGAGCGGCTCATCAAGGGCAACGATCCCGCGTCGCTCGAGGGCTTCGCGCGCTACCTGCAGCTCACGCAGTCGGACGATCCCTCCGAGCGGCGCGCCCGGGATTTGGCGCGAAAAGCGGCGGAGAAGGCCCCGACGATCCGGCGTCTGCTCCTGGCCAGTGAGCTCGTGGAAAATCGCAACCAGAAGGCCATCTGGATCGAGAAGGCCGAGGCGCTGGCCAAGAAGGGCGGCGTGCCGACCGAAGATCAGATCGACGTGCTCCTGGCGCGCGCGCGGCACGCCCGGGCGGGCTCGAATTGGCGCGACTCGGTGCCGTATTTCGACCGGGCGCTGGCCCTCGACCCCGACGAGGTGGAAGCGATCCTCGGGCGCTACGAGTTGTACGAGGAGGCGAACCTCAAGGAGACGGCGGCCGCTTTCATCGAGCGGGCGCTCGCGCGGCAGCCGCGCAGCGTGGCCGTGGTGCACGCGGCGGTGGGTGCGCTGCGGCAGATGGAGCGCACCACGGAGGCGGGCGAGCTGGAGGAGCGCTACTCGCAGCTGCGCTTCGACGATATTTCCTTCGTGCGCGGGCGCATCGATCTGGCCATCGCCCAGCGCGACATCAAGGGCGCCGAGCGCTGGCTCGATCGGATGATGGCCATGAACCCGGACAGCGCGCCGCTTTTGGCGTCGGCGGCCCAGAGCTACCTGCTCATGGGCAACCGCACGCGATCGGTTGCACTCTACAAGAAAGCGCTGGATCTCTCGCCCGAGAACACCGACACGATCCGGGCGCTGGCCGAGGCGCAAGGCCTGGCGGGGCACCCCGAGGAGCAGCAGAAATTGCTGCGCCAGGTGCTCTTGTTGAAGCCGCAAGCGAAGGACGTGCGCGAATACCTGGCGCACCTCGAGCCGGCCAAGCCGCGGCCGGACGAAGGCTACGCGCGCCCGGCGAAGGAGTTCCTCGCGCAGCGCAAGGCGCCCGCGCGCGGGGAGAATCGGCGCACCTTGGTCGATCTGCAGGTGACCACGGTGTTCCCGAATGGCCTGGCGAGCCGCTTTCACCAGGTGGTGTTCCAGCCTTTGACGGATCGCGCGGCGACGGATGCGCGCGAGTACGGATTCAGCTTCCAGGCCGACACCGAGACGGTGCAGCTGCGCGGCGCGCACGTCTACCACGAGAACGGCCAGGTGGAAGATGCGACGGAGAACGGCGAAGGGCCGGTGAACGATCCGTCGATCAGCATGTACACGAGCTCGCGCGCGTTCTACGTGCGCTTCCCGCGCCTGTCGCCGGGCGACGTGGTGGAGCTGCAGTACCGCGTCGAGGACGTGGCCACGCGCAACGAGTACGCGGACTACTTCGGCGAGGTGAAGTACATGCAGGCAGGCGAGAACATCGCCCACTCGGAGTACGTGCTCATCACGCCGACCTCGCGCACGTTCTACTTCAACAAGCCCAAGGTGCCGGGCATCCAGTCGACGACCAAGGTCGTGGGCGACACGCGCGTCTACCGCTTCACCGCGGAGAACGTGCCGGCCATCGATCCGGAGCCGCTGCAGCCGCCGTATTCCGAGCTGCTCGGCCACGTGCACGTCTCCACGTACAAGAGCTGGGACGACATGGGCCGCTGGTACTGGGGGCTCGTGAAAGATCAATTCGTGGCCGACGAAGAGGTGCGCCGGCGCGTGGCCGAGGTCACCAAGGGCCTGAAGACGGATCGCGAGAAGGTGCGCGCGGTCTACGACTACGTCGTGCAGAGGACGCGGTACGTGGCGCTGGAATTCGGCATCCACGGCTTCAAGCCGTACCGGTGCGCGCAGATTTTCGCGCGCGGCTTCGGCGACTGCAAAGACAAGGCGACGCTCATCGTGACCATGCTCAAAGAGCTGGGCATCCCATCGACCATCGTGGTCGTTCGCTCGGGCATGCGCGGCGACTTCGAGACGGATCCGGCGAGCTTGGCGCCGTTCGATCATGCCATTGCGTACGTGCCGTCGCTCGATTTGTACCTGGACGGAACGGCGGAGAACACGGGCTCGATGGAGCTGCCGGCCATGGATCGCGGATCGCTGGCCATCCAGATCAACGAGGGCAAGCCCAAGTTGGTCCACCTGCCCGATCCGCCGGCCACCGAGAGCACGGCGGTTCGCAAGCTGGAGGCGACGGTGAACGTCGACGGCACGGCGCAGATCGATTGGCGCGCGGAGGTGACCGGCGTATCGGCCCCGACGTGGCGGCAGCGCTACTGGGCCGAGGCGACGCGCAAGCAACGCGTGCAGGAGGATCTGTCGGCGGAGTTCGCGGGGCTCGAGCTTGGGTCGCTCGAGGCGGCGAACTTCGAGGATATCGAGGGCAAGGTGTGGCTCCGCGCCAAGGCGAAGGTGCCGCAGTTCGGGCGCAAGGAGGGTGACCGATTGAGCCTGCCCGTGGGGCCGAACGATCACGCGGTGCGCGATTACGCGTCGCTGTCCCAGCGGCGGCTCGACGTGAAGCTGCGCGCGCAGTCGACGGACGAGACGGATTGGACCCTGCGCATTCCCGCGGGTGCGAAGATCGTCAACGCGCCGGTGAAGGCCGAGGGGTCGAGCCCCTTCGGGAGCTTCCGCGTCGACGTCGACATGACGGGGACGACGGCGCACGTGAAAACGACGGTCACCATGACCAAGACGCGCATCAAGGCCAGCGAATATCCGGCGTTCCGCGCCTTCTGCGAGTCGATGGACCGCGCATTGGGGCAACGTCTCGTGTTGGGCGTGAAATGA
- a CDS encoding UbiA prenyltransferase family protein, whose amino-acid sequence MLAGLIKTIRPHQWVKNLFVMAPMFFHKDVFLSTPAGPALNLLVTGRALAATGVFCLLAGAVYTINDLADVEADRIHPVKRYRPIASREVPEALAWLMAVLLVVLSLGIGFLLHWKFFICAVIYLCQNIAYTFKLKSIAVLDVAFISFGFVLRVLAGGFATDTQVSTYMIACTALLALFLGFGKRRHELSGENAGKQRAALKAYTPMGLNVLLALTGGATVVTYIAYTIDPVTCAFFNTKSLWLTAPFTIFGIFRFLFLVSGRAGRGLKSESPTQEMLRDVPFVLNLVLWVVMVVAIVYRLRPSLG is encoded by the coding sequence ATGTTGGCCGGCCTGATCAAGACCATCCGCCCTCACCAATGGGTGAAAAACCTGTTCGTGATGGCGCCGATGTTCTTCCACAAAGACGTCTTTCTCTCTACCCCCGCGGGCCCGGCCCTGAACTTGTTGGTCACCGGGCGGGCGTTGGCGGCGACCGGAGTTTTCTGCCTTTTGGCCGGTGCGGTCTACACGATCAACGACCTGGCCGACGTGGAGGCCGACCGCATTCACCCGGTCAAGCGCTACCGGCCCATCGCCAGCCGCGAGGTGCCCGAGGCTCTTGCGTGGCTGATGGCCGTCTTGCTGGTCGTGCTCTCCCTGGGCATCGGCTTCCTGCTGCATTGGAAATTCTTCATCTGCGCCGTCATCTACCTCTGCCAAAATATCGCCTACACCTTCAAGCTGAAGTCCATCGCCGTTCTGGACGTGGCCTTCATCTCGTTCGGCTTCGTGCTGCGCGTGCTGGCCGGCGGTTTTGCGACGGATACGCAGGTCAGCACGTACATGATCGCATGCACCGCGCTTTTGGCCCTCTTTTTGGGCTTCGGGAAGCGGCGGCACGAGCTTTCCGGTGAAAATGCGGGCAAGCAGCGGGCAGCCCTCAAGGCCTACACGCCGATGGGCCTCAACGTCCTTCTGGCCCTCACCGGCGGCGCCACCGTGGTTACGTACATCGCGTACACGATCGATCCGGTCACGTGCGCGTTCTTCAACACGAAGTCGCTGTGGCTGACCGCGCCGTTCACCATTTTTGGCATCTTTCGGTTTTTATTCCTGGTTTCTGGCCGGGCAGGGCGCGGGCTCAAGAGCGAAAGTCCCACCCAAGAGATGTTGCGCGACGTCCCGTTCGTGCTGAATTTGGTGCTCTGGGTCGTCATGGTGGTTGCCATCGTTTATAGGCTTCGTCCTTCGCTCGGCTGA
- a CDS encoding CPBP family glutamic-type intramembrane protease translates to MSRDARALTEKPGAWIDLALTLPLFLAYHAGVVFLKIQNATDVVTPALVQLAEGNRAVYLLITASIGVVFAGIFGWLGRGQAFRSSKFAQVIVEGAFYAIVMRVAGSYVVSNLFAPSQAAASLFGPLTEDKRFVGMITSMGAGFYEELAFRVVLFGLGAKVLVSVFAKQNVQVMNQRVVAGTSSFKAFIIMFAWMFAAAALFSGMHYIGALGDKFQMASFIYRMVIGVVLTIIYLTRGFSTAVWAHALYDIWVLVF, encoded by the coding sequence ATGTCGCGCGACGCGAGAGCTTTGACCGAGAAGCCGGGCGCGTGGATCGACCTCGCGCTCACCCTGCCGCTTTTCCTCGCGTACCACGCGGGCGTCGTCTTTCTGAAGATTCAGAACGCGACCGACGTCGTCACCCCCGCCCTGGTGCAGCTCGCCGAGGGCAACCGGGCCGTGTACCTCCTCATCACCGCCTCCATCGGCGTGGTGTTCGCGGGGATTTTCGGCTGGCTCGGCCGCGGGCAAGCCTTTCGCTCGAGCAAGTTTGCCCAGGTCATCGTCGAGGGTGCGTTTTACGCCATCGTGATGCGGGTCGCGGGATCGTACGTGGTGAGCAACCTCTTCGCGCCGTCACAGGCTGCGGCAAGCCTCTTCGGCCCGCTTACCGAGGATAAGCGCTTCGTCGGGATGATCACCTCGATGGGCGCGGGCTTTTACGAGGAGCTGGCCTTCCGCGTGGTGCTCTTCGGGCTCGGGGCCAAGGTGCTCGTGAGCGTCTTCGCCAAGCAGAACGTGCAGGTGATGAACCAGCGGGTGGTCGCCGGAACGTCGTCGTTCAAGGCCTTCATCATCATGTTCGCGTGGATGTTCGCGGCCGCGGCGCTCTTCAGCGGGATGCACTACATCGGTGCGCTGGGCGACAAATTCCAGATGGCGTCGTTCATCTACCGCATGGTGATCGGCGTGGTGCTCACGATCATCTACCTCACGCGCGGCTTCTCCACCGCGGTGTGGGCCCACGCGCTCTACGACATCTGGGTGCTCGTGTTCTGA
- a CDS encoding MFS transporter gives MQQSSSRTRRPSLGAIFLTVFLDLLGFGLVIPFLAEEARDNFQTTALVGTLLSAVYSLMQFLFVPVWGRLSDRIGRRPVLVWSVAANALTMLGLGLGIAYGSHVGWLFAARIFGGIATANLGTASAYIADVTKPEDRARGMGLIGMAFGLGFVLGPGFGGALAKITINGHTGAVACFAAAALGVVNFVWVALGLVESLPKENRAQKPMRSLSPLNLDAARRAFADNGILAGIVVNFMIIFSFTNMEQTFRYFNKDVFKMDQVESGLLLAGVGVTAAIVQGAFMRPLTKRYSEPTLIPVGVFVQAIAFFGLVFSPTVGRGLLYASSLALAVGNGITQPTVSSYVSRRASASEQGAILGTNQSAASLARVLGPAFGGFVYGAFSPRSPYVAATIGMLLALTCTLGLARNQNTSTQMS, from the coding sequence ATGCAGCAATCCTCGTCCCGCACCCGGCGTCCCTCCCTCGGGGCCATCTTTCTGACGGTTTTTCTCGATCTTCTCGGCTTCGGGCTGGTCATCCCGTTCCTGGCGGAAGAAGCGCGCGACAATTTCCAAACCACGGCCCTCGTCGGGACCCTGCTCAGCGCGGTGTATTCGCTGATGCAGTTTCTCTTCGTGCCGGTGTGGGGCCGGCTTTCCGACCGCATCGGCCGGCGCCCCGTGCTGGTTTGGTCCGTCGCCGCCAACGCGCTCACCATGTTGGGACTCGGCCTGGGCATCGCGTACGGGTCGCACGTGGGTTGGCTCTTTGCCGCGCGCATCTTCGGCGGCATCGCCACCGCCAACCTGGGCACGGCCAGCGCGTACATCGCGGACGTGACCAAGCCCGAGGACCGGGCGCGCGGCATGGGCCTCATCGGCATGGCCTTCGGCCTCGGCTTCGTCCTGGGCCCCGGCTTCGGCGGCGCGCTGGCGAAGATCACCATCAATGGTCACACCGGCGCGGTCGCCTGTTTCGCCGCGGCGGCGCTCGGCGTGGTGAACTTCGTCTGGGTGGCGCTCGGCCTCGTGGAGTCGCTCCCCAAGGAGAATCGCGCGCAAAAGCCGATGCGATCGCTCTCGCCGCTCAACCTCGACGCCGCGCGCCGCGCCTTTGCCGACAACGGCATCCTGGCGGGCATCGTCGTCAACTTCATGATCATCTTCTCGTTCACGAACATGGAGCAGACGTTCCGCTACTTCAACAAGGACGTCTTCAAGATGGACCAGGTGGAGAGCGGCCTTTTGCTCGCGGGCGTGGGCGTGACGGCGGCCATCGTGCAAGGCGCGTTCATGCGGCCGCTCACCAAGCGGTACTCGGAGCCCACGCTCATTCCGGTCGGCGTCTTCGTGCAGGCCATCGCTTTCTTCGGTTTGGTGTTCTCCCCCACCGTCGGGCGCGGGCTGCTCTACGCCTCGAGCCTCGCGCTGGCCGTGGGCAACGGCATCACGCAGCCGACGGTCTCGTCGTACGTGTCGCGGCGGGCCTCGGCCTCCGAGCAAGGCGCCATCCTGGGGACGAACCAGTCCGCGGCGAGCCTGGCGCGCGTGCTCGGACCGGCCTTTGGCGGCTTCGTCTACGGCGCGTTCAGCCCGCGTTCACCGTACGTCGCGGCGACCATCGGCATGCTGCTCGCGCTCACCTGCACCTTGGGACTCGCCCGCAATCAGAACACGAGCACCCAGATGTCGTAG
- a CDS encoding TlyA family RNA methyltransferase, with product MASKSRVRIDQLLVSQGLAPSRARAQAMVLAGVVYVGDERVDKAGTTVAADAAVTVRGADHPYVSRGGVKLEGALDAFGVNPTDWRCLDLGASTGGFTDCLLQRGAKTVIAVDVGYGQLAHKLRVDPRVVVMERTNARTLTAESVGGEVDLTVVDASFIGIDRLTEAIARVTRPGGELVALVKPQFEVGREEATRTKGVVKDEAVREQAIAGAAAAIEAAGFTILAQCDSVLPGPKGNREAFVHARRSP from the coding sequence ATGGCCAGCAAGTCCCGCGTCCGCATCGATCAACTGCTCGTGAGCCAGGGGCTTGCACCCTCGAGGGCCCGCGCGCAGGCGATGGTGCTCGCCGGCGTCGTGTACGTGGGCGACGAGCGGGTCGACAAGGCTGGCACCACCGTTGCGGCCGATGCGGCGGTGACCGTGCGCGGGGCCGATCATCCTTATGTGTCGCGCGGCGGGGTGAAGCTCGAGGGCGCGCTCGACGCCTTTGGGGTCAACCCGACGGATTGGCGCTGCCTGGATCTGGGCGCCTCCACCGGAGGCTTTACCGATTGCCTGCTGCAACGCGGCGCCAAGACCGTGATCGCCGTGGACGTCGGCTATGGGCAACTCGCGCACAAGCTCCGGGTCGATCCGCGGGTGGTCGTCATGGAACGAACCAACGCGCGGACCCTCACCGCCGAGTCCGTGGGTGGCGAAGTCGACCTCACCGTGGTGGATGCATCGTTCATCGGCATCGACCGGCTGACCGAGGCCATCGCGCGGGTGACCCGCCCCGGAGGCGAGCTCGTGGCCCTTGTCAAACCGCAGTTCGAGGTCGGTCGGGAGGAGGCGACACGCACCAAGGGCGTCGTGAAGGACGAGGCCGTGCGCGAGCAGGCCATCGCTGGAGCCGCCGCGGCCATCGAAGCGGCCGGATTCACGATTCTCGCGCAATGCGACTCGGTCTTGCCCGGCCCGAAAGGAAATCGCGAAGCTTTCGTACACGCACGCCGAAGTCCGTGA
- a CDS encoding rhomboid family intramembrane serine protease, which translates to MRAGQGRWQDRFSFGGRLPWAVGLLLSLTVIFSLAVAFGNRHTGPLFQLASLVPAGVWRGEVWRLVTWAFIEPSPLSLLFTCLGIYWFGSDLAGEWGSARFLRVLGGIVLSSAVVTCLLAQLDVALLPQHYLGSWACACAMIVAWGLWFPDRVVRIYFILPIRGYWLAWLTVGLTVVYAIYAGWERYLPELLAEGSMLAWIFRGTLTARLAKARQPAVRRPNPVQAKKRPAKGVSYLRVVEPHDDEDPPPMPADLEKRVQDLLRGTKRDD; encoded by the coding sequence ATGAGGGCAGGGCAGGGGCGCTGGCAGGATCGGTTCTCGTTCGGCGGACGGCTGCCCTGGGCGGTCGGGCTGCTTCTTTCGCTCACGGTGATCTTTTCGCTCGCGGTTGCCTTCGGTAACCGCCACACCGGGCCTCTGTTCCAGCTCGCCTCGTTGGTGCCGGCCGGCGTATGGCGCGGGGAAGTCTGGCGCCTCGTCACGTGGGCCTTCATCGAGCCAAGCCCGCTGTCGCTGCTCTTCACGTGCCTGGGCATCTACTGGTTCGGTTCGGATCTGGCCGGCGAGTGGGGCTCGGCGCGGTTTCTCCGCGTGCTTGGCGGCATCGTCCTCTCGTCCGCCGTGGTCACGTGCCTCTTGGCGCAGCTCGATGTGGCGCTGCTTCCGCAGCACTACCTGGGAAGCTGGGCCTGCGCCTGCGCCATGATCGTCGCGTGGGGCCTTTGGTTTCCCGATCGGGTCGTTCGCATCTATTTCATTCTGCCGATTCGGGGCTACTGGCTCGCCTGGCTCACCGTCGGCCTGACGGTGGTGTATGCGATTTACGCGGGCTGGGAGCGGTACCTACCGGAGCTTCTCGCGGAAGGGTCGATGCTGGCGTGGATCTTCCGCGGCACCTTGACGGCGCGTTTGGCAAAGGCCCGTCAGCCGGCAGTGCGCCGACCGAATCCGGTTCAAGCGAAGAAGCGCCCCGCGAAGGGTGTCTCCTACCTGCGCGTGGTCGAGCCGCACGACGACGAGGATCCGCCGCCGATGCCGGCCGATCTGGAGAAGCGCGTTCAGGACCTTCTGCGCGGCACGAAACGCGACGACTAG
- a CDS encoding helical backbone metal receptor, producing the protein MPRFVAGWLLLLLLLAPLALAQGFGCSRRPSGSSATEAGGTEAGVRIAKRVVSLSPSTTESLFAIGAKDVVVGRSRYCDFPAEALSLPQVGGFADPNFEAILALKPDLVVGGRGPAGPQLLERLTAFGTEGYFPENESFAQIDTMLLGLGARTGHAAEADAVVTKLHVREGEVQAAVAGRPRWRVLLVFGLEPIVVAGPHTFANEMIERAGGTNAVREGSLYPTLGMEQVLALDPDVVVNAAIAEAHGAQRITREAPGWRELRAVKSGRVVAMADESVLRPGPRIAEGLAVFARGIHPEAAIP; encoded by the coding sequence ATGCCTCGTTTTGTTGCCGGTTGGTTGCTGCTGCTCCTCCTGTTGGCGCCGTTGGCGTTGGCCCAGGGGTTCGGATGCTCACGGCGCCCATCCGGGTCCTCCGCGACCGAGGCCGGAGGAACCGAGGCCGGGGTGCGCATCGCCAAACGCGTCGTGTCATTGTCGCCGTCGACCACCGAATCGCTCTTTGCCATCGGGGCGAAGGACGTCGTCGTCGGGCGCTCACGCTATTGCGATTTTCCAGCGGAGGCTCTGAGCCTGCCGCAGGTCGGGGGCTTCGCGGATCCGAACTTCGAGGCCATCTTGGCGCTGAAGCCCGATCTCGTGGTCGGCGGGCGCGGGCCGGCGGGACCGCAGCTTCTGGAGCGGCTCACGGCGTTCGGCACCGAGGGGTATTTTCCCGAGAACGAGTCCTTCGCGCAGATCGACACGATGCTGCTCGGGCTGGGCGCGCGCACGGGCCACGCGGCGGAGGCCGACGCCGTGGTGACGAAGTTGCACGTCCGCGAAGGTGAAGTGCAGGCGGCCGTGGCCGGGCGACCCCGGTGGCGTGTGCTCCTCGTCTTTGGGCTCGAGCCCATCGTGGTGGCCGGCCCGCACACCTTCGCCAACGAGATGATCGAGCGCGCCGGTGGCACCAACGCCGTGCGCGAGGGCAGTCTCTACCCCACCTTGGGCATGGAGCAGGTGCTGGCGCTCGACCCCGACGTCGTGGTGAACGCCGCCATCGCCGAAGCACACGGCGCGCAGCGCATCACCCGCGAGGCGCCGGGCTGGCGGGAGCTTCGCGCGGTCAAATCCGGGCGCGTGGTGGCCATGGCCGACGAGAGCGTGCTCCGCCCCGGCCCGCGCATCGCGGAGGGGCTCGCTGTCTTCGCCCGCGGGATACACCCGGAGGCTGCGATTCCTTAG